A window from Mangifera indica cultivar Alphonso chromosome 2, CATAS_Mindica_2.1, whole genome shotgun sequence encodes these proteins:
- the LOC123209772 gene encoding RNA-binding protein 42, giving the protein MSIPPSTSAPSASSSAQFTYSATPSSSTATTSSYFPLPFHLQQPDPMSYPQPYVAAPAAPVVPSVYSAPVYSLPQYHQAQQLFQRDAQTITPEALESVKAALASSEIEHKAETKKKAIPRKAAGQTWEDPTLADWPENDYRLFCGDLGNEVNDDVLSKAFSRFPSFNMAKVVRDKRTGKTKGYGFVSFANPSDLAAALKEMNGKYVGNRPIKLRKSNWKERTDFNALGRQKNQNQKKPKLPKKSFLHK; this is encoded by the exons ATGTCGATTCCACCTTCTACTTCGGCTCCATCGGCCTCTTCCTCTGCACAATTCACATACAGCGCAACACCATCATCATCAACCGCAACAACTAGCTCCTACTTTCCTTTGCCTTTCCACCTCCAACAACCCGATCCGATGTCATATCCTCAACCCTATGTCGCTGCTCCGGCCGCTCCCGTTGTGCCCTCCGTCTACTCTGCCCCCGTTTATTCGCTACCCCAGTACCACCAG GCACAACAGTTGTTTCAAAGGGATGCGCAGACGATTACTCCTGAAGCTCTTGAGAGTGTGAAGGCTGCACTTGCCAGTAGTGAGATTGAGCACAAGGCTGAAACTAAAAAGAAAGCGATTCCTCGTAAAGCTGCTGGTCAAACTTGGGAAGATCCCACACTTGCGGATTGGCCTGAAA ATGACTATCGCTTGTTCTGTGGTGATCTTGGTAATGAGGTGAATGATGATGTTCTTTCTAAAGCATTTTCTCGATTTCCTTCGTTTAACATGGCAAAG GTTGTTAGAGATAAACGGACAGGCAAAACCAAGGGCTATGGATTTGTTAGCTTTGCAAACCCTTCTGACCTTGCTGCAGCTCTTAAAGAAATGAATG GTAAATATGTTGGAAACCGACCTATAAAACTGCGGAAGAGCAATTGGAAGGAAAGGACAGATTTCAATGCCCTTGGAAGGCAAAAG AACCAGAATCAAAAGAAACCGAAGCTTCCAAAGAAGAGTTTCTTGCACAAGTGA
- the LOC123208858 gene encoding exportin-4 isoform X1, with the protein MQGYSNGGGGGREGGPADLARLQSIMQSIEIACSSIQMHVNPAAAEATILALCQSPQPYKACQFILENSQVANARFQAAAAIRDAAMREWPFLTADDRRGLISFCLCFVMQHACSPDGYVQAKVSSVAAQLMKRGWLDFTASEKETFFNQVNQAIYGNHGVNVQFIGINFLESLVSEFSPTTSSALGLPREFHEQCRMSLELNYLKTFYCWARDAAISVTKVIIESDAAVSEVKVCTAALGLLLQILNWDFRYNTSGTKMSINVFSAGVRQDSASSKRTECILVQPGPAWRDVLISSGHVEWLLNLYAALRQKCSSKGYWLDCPIAVSVRKLIVQFCSLTGTIFSSDNGQMQEHHLLQLLSGILSWVDPPDIVAKAIESGRSESEMLDGCRALLSIATVTTPFIFDRLLKSIRPFGTLTLLSTLMCEVIKNLMLNSSDEETWSWEARDILLDTWTTLLVSIDSKGGNAVFPPEVLNATASLFALIVECELKVASLSAMDDSFNYLQASISAMDERLSSYALIARAAIDATVPLLTRLFTERFARLHQGMIDPTETLEELYSLLLITGHVLADEGEGETPLVPNAIQTCFLDTLEEDKHPVVIISGSIIKFAEQCLDPKMRLSVFSPRLMEAIVWFLARWSQTYLMPFEEIRDGYSNFGHDYEHQLQSLHSRKALLSFFGEHNQGKLVLDIIVRVAITTLVSYPGEKDLQELTCNQLLHALIQRKNICLHLVALDSWRELANAFANGKTLFLLNSTNQRSLAQTLVLSAYGMRNLEASNQYVRDLTNHITTYLVELSNKNDVKNVAQQPDVILSVSCLLERLRGAANATEPRTQKALYELGFSVMNPILLLLEVYKHESAVVYLLLKFVVDWVDGQISYLEAQKTAVVVDFCMRLLQLYASHNIGKVLMTLSSSLLNEAKTEKYKDLRALLQLLSSLCSKDLVDFSTDSIEAQGTNISQVVFFGLHIITPLISLDMLKYPKLCHDYFALLSHMLEVYPETVAQLNTEALAQVLKTLDFGLHHQDSEIVDMCLRALKALASFHYKEMSAGKIGLGAHAAGLKDSNGNPQEGILSQSLCSLLQLLLFEDYSPDLVSTAADALFPLILCEQGLYQRLGNELIERQVNPTLRSRLTNALQSLTSSNQLSSTLDRVNYQRFRKNLNNFLIEVRGFLRTM; encoded by the exons ATGCAAGGATATTCAAATGGCGGAGGAGGAGGAAGAGAAGGTGGCCCTGCCGACTTGGCGAGGCTACAGTCTATCATGCAATCTATCGAGATCGCCTGCTCTAGCATTCAG ATGCATGTGAATCCAGCTGCAGCTGAGGCAACAATTTTGGCCCTATGCCAATCACCTCAGCCGTACAAGGCGTGTCAGTTCATTCTTG AGAATTCACAGGTTGCAAATGCAAGATTTCAGGCTGCTGCAGCAATTCGAGATGCAGCTATGAGAGAATGGCCATTCCTTACAGCTGATGACAGGAGAGGCTTGATaag TTTTTGCCTATGCTTTGTTATGCAACATGCTTGTTCGCCAGATGGTTATGTCCAGGCAAAGGTGTCTTCTGTGGCAGCTCAGTTGATGAAAAGAGGATG GCTTGATTTTACTGCATCTGAGAAGGAAACATTTTTTAATCAG GTAAACCAGGCTATTTATGGTAATCATGGAGTAAACGTGCAGTTCATTGGAATCAATTTTCTGGAATCTTTG GTATCTGAATTTTCTCCAACTACTTCAAGTGCATTGGGCCTTCCAAGGGAGTTTCATGAGCAGTGTCGAATGTCATTAGAGCTAAACTATCTGAAG ACATTTTACTGTTGGGCACGAGATGCTGCTATAAGTGTTACAAAAGTAATAATTGAATCTGATGCTGCGGTATCTGAAGTTAAAGTTTGTACTGCTGCACTTGGTCTCTTGCTTCAAATCTTGAATTGGGATTTCCGGTATAACACCAGTGGCACAAAAATGAGTATAAATGTTTTTTCAGCTGGAGTCAGGCAAGATAGTGCTTCATCTAAGAGAACTGAGTGTATCCTAGTGCAG CCTGGTCCAGCATGGCGTGATGTTTTAATTTCAAGTGGTCATGTTGAGTGGCTCTTGAACTTATATGCAGCACTGAGACAGAAATGTTCAAGTAAAGGTTACTGGCTTGACTGTCCCATTGCTGTCTCTGTCAGAAAGCTTATTGTGCAATTCTGCTCCCTGACTGGAACCATATTTTCTTCTG ATAATGGACAAATGCAAGAGCATCATTTACTACAACTGCTATCTGGGATATTATCATGGGTTGATCCTCCTGATATTGTGGCTAAAGCAATTGAATCTGGAAGAAGTGAAAG TGAGATGCTTGATGGTTGCCGTGCATTGTTATCTATAGCTACTGTAACAACCCCATTCATATTTGACCGACTCCTTAAATCGATAAG GCCCTTTGGTACTCTTACCCTGCTATCGACCTTAATGTGTgaagttattaaaaatcttatgcTAAATAGCTCAGACGAGGAGACATGGAGTTGGGAAGCACGTGATATTTTGTTAGATACCTGGACCACCTTACTTGTG TCAATTGATAGCAAGGGAGGAAATGCAGTGTTTCCACCGGAAGTGTTAAATGCTACAGCTAGTCTCTTTGCCTTGATTGTAGAGTGTGAGCTAAAAG TGGCTTCTTTGTCAGCAATGGATGACAGCTTCAACTACCTTCAGGCTTCCATTTCTG CCATGGATGAAAGATTAAGTTCTTATGCTCTCATTGCAAGAGCAGCAATTGATGCTACAGTTCCTCTACTTACAAGACTGTTTACGGAGCGCTTCGCACGGCTTCATCAG GGTATGATTGATCCAACTGAGACTCTGGAGGAACTTTACTCTTTGTTACTTATCACTGGACATGTACTTGCTGATGAAGGGGAGGGAGAGACACCCTTG GTTCCAAATGCTATACAAACCTGTTTTTTGGACACCTTGGAAGAGGATAAACATCCTGTTGTCATTATCTCTGG ctcaattataaaatttgctGAGCAGTGTTTAGATCCAAAAATGAGATTATCAGTTTTCAGTCCTCGACTTATGGAG GCTATTGTCTGGTTTCTCGCAAGATGGTCCCAGACATATCTCATGCCTTTCGAAGAAATTAGAGATGGTTACAGCAATTTTGGTCATGATTACGAACATCAGCTTCAGTCTTTACATTCTAGGAAAGCTTTGCTCAGTTTTTTTGGAGAGCATAATCAGGGAAAGCTTGTGCTTGACATAATTGTTCGTGTTGCTATAACGACACTTGTTTCATATCCTGGCGAGAAAGATTTGCAG GAACTCACATGTAACCAGCTTCTACATGCACTaatccaaagaaaaaatatttgtttacaCCTTGTTGCACTG GATTCATGGCGTGAATTAGCAAATGCTTTTGCTAATGGTAAAAcgttgtttttattaaattcaactAATCAG CGTTCACTAGCTCAAACACTTGTTCTGTCAGCTTATGGAATGAGAAATTTAGAAGCATCAAATCA ATATGTACGGGATCTTACTAATCATATTACAACATATCTGGTAGAATTGTCTAACAAGAATGATGTAAAAAATGTTGCACAACAACCAGATGTCATTCTTTCG GTCAGTTGCTTGTTGGAGCGGCTCCGCGGAGCTGCCAATGCTACTGAACCTCGAACGCAGAAGGCATTATATGAATTAGGCTTCTCTGTAATGAACCCTATTCTGCTTCTTCTTGAAGTTTATAAACATGAG TCTGCAGTTGTTTATCTGCTACTTAAATTTGTTGTTGACTGGGTAGACGGACAAATCTCTTACCTAGAGGCTCAAAAAACTGCTGTCGTTGTAGATTTTTGCATGCGTTTGCTTCAACTTTACGCATCCCACAATATTGGCAAG GTTTTAATGACCCTCTCAAGCAGCTTACTTAATGAGGCAAAGACAGAAAAATACAAAGATCTGCGTGctcttcttcaacttctttcAAGCCTCTGCTCAAAAGATCTA GTTGACTTTTCTACAGATTCCATCGAAGCTCAGGGTACCAATATTTCTCAG GTTGTTTTCTTCGGCCTACACATTATCACCCCTCTGATATCCTTGGACATGTTGAAATACCCCAAGCTTTGTCATGAT TATTTCGCATTGCTGTCTCATATGTTGGAAGTGTATCCTGAAACTGTTGCCCAACTAAATACTGAAGCCTTAGCTCAAGTACTTAAAACTCTTGATTTTGGTCTTCACCATCAG GACTCAGAAATAGTTGATATGTGCCTGAGAGCTCTGAAAGCTCTTGCATCCTTCCACTACAAGGAGATGAGTGCTGGTAAAATAGGCTTGGGTGCACATGCTGCAGGTCTCAAAGATTCAAATGGGAATCCACAAGAAGGGATTTTGAGTCAGTCTCTTTGTTCATTGTTGCAGTTACTGCTTTTTGAGGACTACAG TCCTGATCTGGTCAGTACTGCAGCAGATGCTCTCTTTCCGTTGATCCTCTGTGAACAAGGTCTATACCAG AGATTAGGCAATGAATTGATTGAAAGGCAGGTAAATCCAACACTCAGATCAAGACTGACAAATGCATTGCAGTCCCTGACGAGTTCAAATCAGCTTTCTTCAACTCTTGATCGTGTGAATTACCAGAGATTCAGGAAGAACCTAAACAACTTCCTGATTGAAGTTCGTGGATTCTTAAGGACAATGTGA
- the LOC123208858 gene encoding exportin-4 isoform X2 → MQGYSNGGGGGREGGPADLARLQSIMQSIEIACSSIQMHVNPAAAEATILALCQSPQPYKACQFILENSQVANARFQAAAAIRDAAMREWPFLTADDRRGLISFCLCFVMQHACSPDGYVQAKVSSVAAQLMKRGWLDFTASEKETFFNQVNQAIYGNHGVNVQFIGINFLESLVSEFSPTTSSALGLPREFHEQCRMSLELNYLKTFYCWARDAAISVTKVIIESDAAVSEVKVCTAALGLLLQILNWDFRYNTSGTKMSINVFSAGVRQDSASSKRTECILVQPGPAWRDVLISSGHVEWLLNLYAALRQKCSSKGYWLDCPIAVSVRKLIVQFCSLTGTIFSSDNGQMQEHHLLQLLSGILSWVDPPDIVAKAIESGRSESEMLDGCRALLSIATVTTPFIFDRLLKSIRPFGTLTLLSTLMCEVIKNLMLNSSDEETWSWEARDILLDTWTTLLVSIDSKGGNAVFPPEVLNATASLFALIVECELKVASLSAMDDSFNYLQASISAMDERLSSYALIARAAIDATVPLLTRLFTERFARLHQGMIDPTETLEELYSLLLITGHVLADEGEGETPLVPNAIQTCFLDTLEEDKHPVVIISGSIIKFAEQCLDPKMRLSVFSPRLMEAIVWFLARWSQTYLMPFEEIRDGYSNFGHDYEHQLQSLHSRKALLSFFGEHNQGKLVLDIIVRVAITTLVSYPGEKDLQELTCNQLLHALIQRKNICLHLVALMH, encoded by the exons ATGCAAGGATATTCAAATGGCGGAGGAGGAGGAAGAGAAGGTGGCCCTGCCGACTTGGCGAGGCTACAGTCTATCATGCAATCTATCGAGATCGCCTGCTCTAGCATTCAG ATGCATGTGAATCCAGCTGCAGCTGAGGCAACAATTTTGGCCCTATGCCAATCACCTCAGCCGTACAAGGCGTGTCAGTTCATTCTTG AGAATTCACAGGTTGCAAATGCAAGATTTCAGGCTGCTGCAGCAATTCGAGATGCAGCTATGAGAGAATGGCCATTCCTTACAGCTGATGACAGGAGAGGCTTGATaag TTTTTGCCTATGCTTTGTTATGCAACATGCTTGTTCGCCAGATGGTTATGTCCAGGCAAAGGTGTCTTCTGTGGCAGCTCAGTTGATGAAAAGAGGATG GCTTGATTTTACTGCATCTGAGAAGGAAACATTTTTTAATCAG GTAAACCAGGCTATTTATGGTAATCATGGAGTAAACGTGCAGTTCATTGGAATCAATTTTCTGGAATCTTTG GTATCTGAATTTTCTCCAACTACTTCAAGTGCATTGGGCCTTCCAAGGGAGTTTCATGAGCAGTGTCGAATGTCATTAGAGCTAAACTATCTGAAG ACATTTTACTGTTGGGCACGAGATGCTGCTATAAGTGTTACAAAAGTAATAATTGAATCTGATGCTGCGGTATCTGAAGTTAAAGTTTGTACTGCTGCACTTGGTCTCTTGCTTCAAATCTTGAATTGGGATTTCCGGTATAACACCAGTGGCACAAAAATGAGTATAAATGTTTTTTCAGCTGGAGTCAGGCAAGATAGTGCTTCATCTAAGAGAACTGAGTGTATCCTAGTGCAG CCTGGTCCAGCATGGCGTGATGTTTTAATTTCAAGTGGTCATGTTGAGTGGCTCTTGAACTTATATGCAGCACTGAGACAGAAATGTTCAAGTAAAGGTTACTGGCTTGACTGTCCCATTGCTGTCTCTGTCAGAAAGCTTATTGTGCAATTCTGCTCCCTGACTGGAACCATATTTTCTTCTG ATAATGGACAAATGCAAGAGCATCATTTACTACAACTGCTATCTGGGATATTATCATGGGTTGATCCTCCTGATATTGTGGCTAAAGCAATTGAATCTGGAAGAAGTGAAAG TGAGATGCTTGATGGTTGCCGTGCATTGTTATCTATAGCTACTGTAACAACCCCATTCATATTTGACCGACTCCTTAAATCGATAAG GCCCTTTGGTACTCTTACCCTGCTATCGACCTTAATGTGTgaagttattaaaaatcttatgcTAAATAGCTCAGACGAGGAGACATGGAGTTGGGAAGCACGTGATATTTTGTTAGATACCTGGACCACCTTACTTGTG TCAATTGATAGCAAGGGAGGAAATGCAGTGTTTCCACCGGAAGTGTTAAATGCTACAGCTAGTCTCTTTGCCTTGATTGTAGAGTGTGAGCTAAAAG TGGCTTCTTTGTCAGCAATGGATGACAGCTTCAACTACCTTCAGGCTTCCATTTCTG CCATGGATGAAAGATTAAGTTCTTATGCTCTCATTGCAAGAGCAGCAATTGATGCTACAGTTCCTCTACTTACAAGACTGTTTACGGAGCGCTTCGCACGGCTTCATCAG GGTATGATTGATCCAACTGAGACTCTGGAGGAACTTTACTCTTTGTTACTTATCACTGGACATGTACTTGCTGATGAAGGGGAGGGAGAGACACCCTTG GTTCCAAATGCTATACAAACCTGTTTTTTGGACACCTTGGAAGAGGATAAACATCCTGTTGTCATTATCTCTGG ctcaattataaaatttgctGAGCAGTGTTTAGATCCAAAAATGAGATTATCAGTTTTCAGTCCTCGACTTATGGAG GCTATTGTCTGGTTTCTCGCAAGATGGTCCCAGACATATCTCATGCCTTTCGAAGAAATTAGAGATGGTTACAGCAATTTTGGTCATGATTACGAACATCAGCTTCAGTCTTTACATTCTAGGAAAGCTTTGCTCAGTTTTTTTGGAGAGCATAATCAGGGAAAGCTTGTGCTTGACATAATTGTTCGTGTTGCTATAACGACACTTGTTTCATATCCTGGCGAGAAAGATTTGCAG GAACTCACATGTAACCAGCTTCTACATGCACTaatccaaagaaaaaatatttgtttacaCCTTGTTGCACTG ATGCATTAG